In Blautia wexlerae DSM 19850, a single window of DNA contains:
- the rpsJ gene encoding 30S ribosomal protein S10: MANQVMRITLKAYDHQLVDASAAKIIETVKKNGAMVSGPVPLPTKKEVVTILRAVHKYKDSREQFEQRTHKRLIDILTPTQKTVDALSRLEMPAGVNIDIKMKTK; encoded by the coding sequence ATGGCAAATCAGGTAATGAGAATCACATTAAAGGCTTATGATCATCAGTTAGTAGATGCATCAGCAGCAAAAATCATCGAGACTGTTAAAAAGAACGGAGCAATGGTAAGCGGACCGGTTCCACTTCCAACTAAGAAAGAGGTTGTTACAATCTTAAGAGCCGTTCATAAATACAAAGATTCCAGAGAACAGTTCGAACAGAGAACTCATAAGAGACTGATCGATATCCTTACACCAACACAGAAGACAGTAGATGCTCTGTCAAGACTGGAAATGCCAGCAGGTGTTAACATCGATATCAAGATGAAGACTAAATAA
- the rpsC gene encoding 30S ribosomal protein S3 codes for MGQKVNPHGLRVGVIKDWDSRWYADADFADYLVEDYNIRTFLKKKLYSAGVSKIEIERASDRVKIIIYTAKPGIVIGKGGAEIEKVKAELKKFTDKKLIVDIKEVKRPDKDAQLVAENIALQLENRISFRRAMKSTMQRTMKAGAKGIKTSVSGRLGGADMARTEFYSEGTIPLQTLRADIDYGFAEADTTYGKVGVKAWVYNGEVLPTKGTKEGSDK; via the coding sequence ATGGGACAGAAAGTTAACCCACATGGCCTTAGAGTCGGTGTTATCAAGGATTGGGATTCAAGATGGTATGCTGATGCAGACTTCGCTGATTACCTGGTAGAAGACTACAACATCAGAACATTCCTTAAAAAGAAATTATACAGCGCAGGTGTTTCCAAGATCGAGATCGAGAGAGCATCTGACAGAGTTAAGATCATCATCTACACAGCTAAACCTGGTATCGTAATCGGTAAAGGCGGAGCTGAGATCGAAAAAGTTAAAGCTGAATTAAAGAAATTCACAGACAAGAAACTTATCGTAGATATCAAAGAAGTAAAGAGACCAGACAAAGACGCTCAGTTAGTAGCAGAGAATATCGCACTTCAGCTTGAGAACCGTATCTCTTTCAGACGTGCTATGAAATCTACAATGCAGAGAACAATGAAGGCCGGAGCTAAAGGTATCAAAACATCCGTATCCGGACGTCTTGGCGGTGCTGATATGGCTCGTACAGAGTTCTACAGCGAAGGAACTATTCCGCTTCAGACACTTCGTGCAGATATTGACTATGGATTCGCAGAAGCAGACACAACATACGGCAAAGTTGGCGTAAAAGCTTGGGTCTACAATGGCGAAGTACTTCCAACAAAAGGAACTAAGGAAGGGAGCGATAAATAA
- the rplV gene encoding 50S ribosomal protein L22, whose translation MAKGHRSQIKRARNESNRETRPSAKLSYARISVQKACYVLDVIRGKDVQTALGILTYNPRYASSVIKKLLESAIANAENNNGMNADNLYVAACYADKGPTMKRIQPRAQGRAYRIEKRTSHITIVLDER comes from the coding sequence ATGGCAAAGGGACATAGAAGCCAGATAAAAAGAGCCAGAAATGAGAGTAATAGAGAGACAAGACCGTCTGCAAAATTATCTTATGCAAGAATTTCTGTTCAGAAAGCCTGCTACGTGTTAGATGTAATCCGCGGTAAAGATGTGCAGACAGCACTTGGTATCTTAACATACAACCCAAGATACGCTTCCAGCGTTATCAAGAAACTTCTTGAGTCAGCAATTGCAAATGCTGAAAACAACAACGGAATGAATGCAGACAACCTCTACGTTGCAGCCTGCTATGCAGATAAAGGACCTACAATGAAGAGAATTCAGCCAAGAGCACAGGGTAGAGCTTACAGAATCGAGAAGAGAACAAGCCATATCACCATCGTGCTGGATGAAAGATAA
- the rplN gene encoding 50S ribosomal protein L14 → MIQQETRLKVADNTGAKEILCIRVMGGSTRRYASIGDTIVATVKDATPGGVVKKGDVVKAVVVRTKKGARRKDGSYIRFDENAAVIIKDDLTPRGTRIFGPVARELREKKFMKIVSLAPEVL, encoded by the coding sequence ATGATCCAGCAGGAAACTAGACTGAAAGTTGCCGACAACACTGGTGCAAAAGAAATCCTTTGTATTCGTGTTATGGGCGGCTCTACAAGAAGATATGCAAGCATTGGCGATACAATCGTTGCTACTGTTAAAGATGCAACACCAGGCGGCGTTGTTAAAAAAGGTGACGTTGTAAAAGCTGTTGTAGTTAGAACTAAAAAAGGCGCTCGTCGTAAAGACGGATCTTACATCCGTTTCGATGAAAATGCTGCCGTAATCATTAAAGACGACTTAACTCCGAGAGGAACACGTATCTTTGGACCAGTTGCCAGAGAGCTTCGTGAAAAGAAATTCATGAAGATCGTTTCCTTAGCTCCGGAAGTATTATAG
- the rplP gene encoding 50S ribosomal protein L16 codes for MLMPKRVKRRKQFRGSMRGKALRGNKINYGEFGLVATEPCWIRSNQIEAARVAMTRYIKRGGQVWIKIFPDKPVTAKPAETRMGSGKGALEYWVAVVKPGRVMFEIAGVSEEIAREALRLAMHKLPCKCKIVSRADLEGGDNSEN; via the coding sequence ATGTTAATGCCAAAAAGAGTAAAACGTCGTAAACAATTCCGTGGCTCCATGAGAGGAAAAGCCCTTAGAGGTAATAAGATCAATTATGGTGAATTCGGACTTGTTGCAACCGAACCGTGTTGGATCCGTTCCAACCAGATCGAAGCAGCCCGTGTTGCTATGACTCGTTATATCAAACGTGGTGGTCAGGTTTGGATCAAGATTTTCCCAGATAAACCAGTAACAGCGAAACCAGCAGAAACACGAATGGGTTCCGGAAAAGGTGCTCTCGAATACTGGGTAGCAGTTGTTAAGCCAGGACGTGTAATGTTCGAAATCGCAGGCGTTTCCGAGGAAATCGCTCGTGAAGCATTACGTCTTGCGATGCACAAGTTACCATGTAAATGTAAAATCGTTTCTCGTGCAGACTTAGAAGGCGGTGATAACAGTGAAAATTAA
- the rplW gene encoding 50S ribosomal protein L23, translating to MADIKYYDVIKKPVITEKSMNAMAEKKYTFLVHPEANKSQIKEAVEKMFEGTKVKSVNTMNMDGKKKRRGMTVGTTAKTKKAIVALTEDSKDIEIFEGL from the coding sequence ATGGCTGATATCAAGTACTATGACGTAATCAAGAAACCAGTGATTACAGAAAAATCTATGAATGCAATGGCTGAAAAGAAATACACTTTCTTAGTTCATCCGGAAGCAAACAAATCTCAGATTAAAGAAGCTGTAGAGAAAATGTTCGAAGGAACAAAAGTAAAGAGCGTTAACACCATGAATATGGATGGAAAGAAAAAACGCCGTGGTATGACAGTTGGAACAACTGCTAAAACCAAAAAAGCTATCGTAGCTCTGACAGAAGACAGCAAAGATATCGAAATCTTCGAAGGACTTTAA
- the rplD gene encoding 50S ribosomal protein L4 codes for MANVTVYNMEGNEVGTMELNDAVFGVEVNEHLVHLAVVRQLANNRQGTQKAKTRSEVSGGGRKPWRQKGTGHARQGSIRAPQWTGGGVVFAPVPRDYEVKMNKKERRAALKSALTSKVQDNKLVVVDALTLADVKTKEMQKVLTNLKAEKALVITATDDKNVILSARNITDVQTATPSTINVYDVMNHNTVIVTKDAVASIEEVYA; via the coding sequence ATGGCAAACGTAACTGTTTATAATATGGAAGGCAACGAAGTTGGAACAATGGAACTGAATGATGCAGTATTCGGCGTAGAAGTCAATGAGCATCTTGTTCACCTTGCTGTTGTTCGTCAGCTTGCAAATAATCGCCAGGGTACTCAGAAAGCTAAAACACGTTCTGAAGTAAGCGGCGGCGGAAGAAAACCGTGGAGACAGAAAGGAACAGGTCATGCTAGACAGGGTTCCATCCGTGCACCACAGTGGACTGGCGGCGGTGTTGTATTCGCTCCGGTACCAAGAGATTATGAAGTAAAAATGAACAAGAAAGAAAGAAGAGCTGCTTTAAAATCTGCTCTGACTTCCAAAGTTCAGGACAATAAATTAGTAGTTGTTGATGCTCTTACATTAGCAGATGTTAAGACAAAGGAAATGCAGAAAGTTCTTACAAACCTGAAAGCTGAGAAAGCTCTGGTTATCACAGCAACAGATGACAAGAACGTAATCCTTTCCGCAAGAAACATCACTGATGTTCAGACTGCAACTCCAAGTACTATCAACGTATACGATGTTATGAACCACAACACCGTAATCGTAACCAAAGATGCTGTAGCATCCATCGAGGAGGTATATGCATAA
- the rplC gene encoding 50S ribosomal protein L3 yields MKKAILATKVGMTQIFNEDGQLIPVTVLQAGPCVVTQVKTEENDGYEAVQVGFGDIRESLVNKPEKGHFDKAGVAVKRFVKEFRFDNAAEYTVGQEIKADIFADGDHIDATAVSKGKGFQGAIKRHGQSRGPMAHGSKYHRHAGSNGACSDPSKVFKGKHMPGHMGNVQVTVQNLEIVRVDTENNLLLVKGAVPGPKKSLVTIKETVKSL; encoded by the coding sequence ATGAAGAAAGCTATTTTAGCTACTAAAGTCGGAATGACTCAGATCTTCAATGAAGACGGCCAGTTGATTCCGGTAACAGTTTTACAGGCTGGTCCTTGTGTCGTAACTCAGGTTAAGACAGAAGAGAACGATGGATACGAAGCAGTTCAGGTTGGATTCGGAGACATCAGAGAAAGCCTTGTTAACAAACCGGAAAAAGGACACTTTGACAAAGCTGGCGTTGCAGTAAAGAGATTCGTTAAAGAGTTCAGATTTGATAACGCTGCTGAATATACAGTAGGACAGGAAATTAAAGCTGATATCTTTGCAGACGGCGATCACATTGATGCAACAGCTGTTTCCAAAGGTAAAGGTTTCCAGGGTGCGATCAAGAGACATGGTCAGTCAAGAGGACCTATGGCTCACGGTTCCAAATATCACCGTCATGCAGGTTCCAATGGTGCTTGTTCTGATCCGAGCAAGGTATTCAAAGGAAAACACATGCCAGGTCATATGGGAAATGTTCAGGTTACTGTACAGAACCTTGAGATCGTACGCGTAGATACAGAAAATAACTTACTGTTAGTTAAAGGTGCTGTTCCAGGACCTAAGAAATCTTTGGTTACTATCAAAGAGACAGTAAAGTCCTTATAA
- the rplB gene encoding 50S ribosomal protein L2, whose translation MGIKSYNPYTPSRRHMTGSDFSEITKSTPEKSLTVSLKKNAGRNNQGKITVRHRGGGSRRKYRIIDFKRRKDGIPATVVSIEYDPNRTANIALISYVDGEKAYILAPEGLKVGQKIMNGADAEVRVGNCLPLELIPVGTMVHNIELHPGKGGQMVRSAGNGAQLMAKEGKYATLRLPSGEMRMVPIVCRASVGVVGNGDHNLINIGKAGRKRNMGIRPTVRGSVMNPNDHPHGGGEGKTGIGRPGPCTPWGKPALGLKTRKKNKPSNKLIVRRRDGKALSK comes from the coding sequence ATGGGAATCAAAAGTTATAACCCATATACACCGTCTAGAAGACATATGACTGGTTCCGATTTCTCAGAGATTACAAAATCTACACCAGAGAAATCTCTTACCGTGTCTTTAAAGAAAAACGCTGGACGTAACAACCAGGGTAAGATTACAGTTAGACACCGCGGAGGCGGAAGCAGAAGAAAATACAGAATCATCGACTTCAAGAGAAGAAAAGATGGAATCCCTGCAACAGTAGTTTCCATCGAGTATGATCCAAACAGAACAGCAAACATCGCTTTAATCTCTTATGTAGATGGCGAGAAAGCATATATCCTCGCACCGGAAGGCTTAAAAGTAGGTCAGAAAATCATGAACGGAGCTGATGCAGAAGTTCGTGTTGGTAACTGCTTACCATTAGAGCTTATCCCGGTTGGTACTATGGTACACAACATTGAGCTTCATCCTGGAAAGGGCGGACAGATGGTTCGTTCTGCTGGAAACGGCGCTCAGTTAATGGCTAAAGAAGGCAAATACGCAACACTGCGTCTGCCATCTGGTGAAATGAGAATGGTTCCGATCGTATGCCGCGCATCTGTAGGCGTTGTCGGAAACGGAGATCACAACCTGATTAACATCGGTAAAGCCGGACGTAAACGTAACATGGGTATCAGACCTACTGTTCGTGGTTCCGTAATGAACCCGAATGACCATCCACATGGTGGTGGTGAAGGAAAGACCGGTATCGGTCGTCCAGGTCCATGTACTCCATGGGGAAAACCTGCTCTTGGTCTGAAGACAAGAAAGAAAAACAAACCGTCCAACAAGCTCATCGTAAGAAGACGCGATGGAAAAGCATTATCGAAATAA
- the rpsS gene encoding 30S ribosomal protein S19, translating to MSRSLKKGPFADASLLKKVDALNAANDKSVIKTWSRRSTIFPSFVGHTIAVHDGRKHVPVYVTEDMVGHKLGEFVATRTYRGHGKDEKKSGVR from the coding sequence ATGTCTCGTTCACTGAAAAAAGGACCTTTTGCAGATGCCAGCTTACTTAAAAAAGTAGACGCATTAAACGCTGCAAATGACAAATCCGTTATCAAAACCTGGTCACGCCGTTCTACAATCTTCCCGTCCTTCGTAGGACACACAATCGCTGTCCATGACGGAAGAAAACACGTGCCGGTATATGTAACAGAAGATATGGTTGGCCACAAACTCGGTGAGTTCGTTGCAACCAGAACTTACAGAGGACACGGAAAAGACGAAAAGAAATCCGGTGTTCGCTAG
- the rpmC gene encoding 50S ribosomal protein L29, producing the protein MKINKFVEDLKAKSAAELNEELVAAKKELFNLRFQNATNQLENTSRIKEVRKNIARIQTVITEQANASK; encoded by the coding sequence GTGAAAATTAATAAATTCGTGGAAGATTTAAAGGCAAAATCAGCTGCAGAATTAAATGAAGAATTAGTAGCTGCTAAAAAAGAACTTTTCAATCTGAGATTTCAGAATGCAACTAATCAATTAGAGAATACAAGCCGCATTAAAGAGGTTCGCAAGAACATTGCAAGAATCCAGACAGTAATTACTGAGCAGGCTAACGCTTCCAAATAA
- the rpsQ gene encoding 30S ribosomal protein S17 has protein sequence MERNLRKTRVGKVVSNKMDKTIVVAIEDHVKHPLYKKIVKRTYKLKAHDENNECNIGDTVKVMETRPLSKDKRWRLVEIVEKVK, from the coding sequence GTGGAAAGAAATCTGAGAAAAACCCGCGTGGGTAAGGTTGTCAGCAATAAGATGGACAAGACCATTGTAGTTGCTATTGAAGACCATGTAAAACATCCTCTTTACAAAAAGATCGTGAAGAGAACATATAAATTAAAAGCTCATGACGAAAACAATGAGTGCAATATCGGTGATACCGTAAAAGTTATGGAAACCAGACCGTTATCCAAGGATAAAAGATGGAGACTGGTTGAAATCGTAGAGAAAGTTAAATAA